In one Myotis daubentonii chromosome 1, mMyoDau2.1, whole genome shotgun sequence genomic region, the following are encoded:
- the CPSF2 gene encoding cleavage and polyadenylation specificity factor subunit 2 isoform X1, producing MTSIIKLTTLSGVQEESALCYLLQVDEFRFLLDCGWDEHFSMDIIDSLRKHVHQIDAVLLSHPDPLHLGALPYAVGKLGLNCAIYATIPVYKMGQMFMYDLYQSRHNTEDFTLFTLDDVDAAFDKIQQLKFSQIVNLKGKGHGLSITPLPAGHMIGGTIWKIVKDGEEEIVYAVDFNHKREIHLNGCSLEMLSRPSLLITDSFNATYVQPRRKQRDEQLLTNVLETLRGDGNVLIAVDTAGRVLELAQLLDQIWRTKDAGLGVYSLALLNNVSYNVVEFSKSQVEWMSDKLMRCFEDKRNNPFQFRHLSLCHGLSDLARVPSPKVVLASQPDLECGFSRDLFIQWCEDPKNSIILTYRTTPGTLARFLIDNPAEKVTEIELRKRVKLEGKELEEYLEREKLKKEAAKKLEQSKEADIDSSDESDVEEDIDQPSAHKTKHDLMMKGEGSRKGSFFKQAKKSYPMFPAPEERIKWDEYGEIIKPEDFLVPELQATEEEKSKLESGLTNGDEPMDQDLSDVPTKCISMTESIEIKARVTYIDYEGRSDGDSIKKIINQMKPRQLIIVHGPPEASQDLAECCRAFGGKDIKVYMPKLHETVDATSETHIYQVRLKDSLVSSLQFCKAKDAELAWIDGVLDMRVSKVDTGVILEEGELKDDGEDSEMQVDPPSDSSVIAQQKAMKSLFGDDEKETGEESEIIPTLEPLPPNEVPGHQSVFMNEPRLSDFKQVLLREGIQAEFVGGVLVCNNQVAVRRTETGRIGLEGCLCQDFYRIRDLLYEQYAIV from the exons ATGACATCTATTATCAAATTAACCACCCTCTCCGGGGTTCAAGAGGAATCTGCTCTTTGTTATCTTCTTCAAGTCGATGAGTTTAGATTTTTATTGGACTGTGGCTGGGATGAGCACTTTTCTATGGATATTATCGATTCCCTGAGGAA GCACGTTCACCAGATCGACGCGGTGCTGCTGTCTCACCCGGATCCTCTCCACCTCGGGGCCCTCCCGTACGCGGTCGGGAAGCTGGGTCTGAACTGCGCCATCTATGCGACCATTCCTGTTTATAAAATGGGACAGATGTTCATGTATGATCTTTACCAG TCTCGACATAATACAGAAGATTTCACTCTGTTCACGTTAGATGACGTGGATGCAGCTTTTGATAAAATACAGCAGTTGAAATTCTCTCAGATTGTGAATTTGAAAG GAAAAGGACATGGCTTGTCTATCACGCCTCTGCCGGCTGGTCATATGATAGGTGGGACCATATGGAAAATAGTCAAAGATGGAGAAGAAGAAATTGTTTATGCAGTTGACTTCAACCACAAGAGGGAGAT CCACTTAAATGGATGTTCCCTGGAAATGCTAAGCAGACCCTCCTTACTTATCACAGATTCATTTAATGCTACATATGTGCAGCCGAGGAGAAAACAGAGAGATGAGCAACTTCTGA CAAATGTTCTGGAGACACTTCGCGGGGATGGCAACGTGTTGATAGCAGTGGACACTGCAGGCAGAGTTCTGGAACTTGCGCAGCTCCTCGACCAGATCTGGCGAACTAAAGATGCAGGACTGGGTGTCTACTCCCTGGCACTCCTGAACAACGTCAGCTACAATGTGGTGGAGTTTTCCAAGTCCCAG GTAGAATGGATGAGTGACAAATTGATGAGATGTTTTGAAGACAAAAGAAATAATCCTTTCCAGTTCCGCCATCTCTCTTTATGTCATGGTCTTTCTGACTTGGCTCGAGTACCCAGTCCTAAAGTGGTGCTTGCCAGCCAGCCCGACCTGGAATGTGGATTTTCAAGGGATCTCTTTATTCAGTGGTGTGAGGACCCTAAAAACTCCATCATTCTAACTTACAGAACTACTCCTGGGACTTTAGCACGTTTCTTAATTGATAATCCTGCTGAAAAAGTTACAGAAATAGAG TTGAGGAAACGGGTAAAGCTTGAAGGGAAAGAACTTGAAGAATACTTGGAAAGAGAGAAGCTAAAGAAAGAAGCTGCTAAAAAACTTGAGCAGTCCAAAGA GGCCGATATAGATTCCAGCGATGAGAGTGACGTTGAGGAAGACATTGACCAGCCTTCGGCTCATAAGACTAAGCACGACCTGATGATGAAAGGTGAAGGCAGTCGGAAAGGGAGTTTCTTCAAACAGGCTAAAAAGTCTTATCCCATGTTTCCTGCCCCAGAAGAGAGAATTAAATGGGATGAATATGGAGAAATTATCAA ACCAGAGGATTTCTTGGTGCCAGAACTTCAAGccactgaagaagaaaaaagcaaattaGAATCTGGCTTGACAAATGGAGATGAACCCATGGATCAGGATTTATCTGATGTTCCTACCAAGTGTATTTCTATGACAGAATCTATTGAAATAAA AGCCAGGGTTACTTACATAGACTATGAAGGACGCTCTGATGGGGATTCCATTAAAAAGATCATTAATCAGATGAAACCCCGACAGCTGATCATTGTCCACGGGCCTCCAGAGGCCAGTCAGGATCTGGCCGAGTGCTGCCGTGCGTTCGGGGGGAAAGACATTAAAGTGTACATGCCGAAGCTGCACGAGACCGTGGACGCCACCAGCGAGACCCACATCTACCAG GTGAGATTAAAAGACTCACTTGTTAGCTCCCTTCAGTTTTGTAAGGCAAAAGATGCTGAACTGGCTTGGATAGATGGTGTCTTAGACATGAGAGTTTCCAAAGTGGACACAGGAGTTATTTTAGAAGAAGGAGAACTGAAGGATGATGGAGAGGACTCAGAAATGCAAGTGGACCCACCTTCAGATTCTAGCGTTATCGCCCAACAAAAGGCCATGAAAAGTCTGTTTggagatgatgagaaagaaacaggtGAAGAAAGTGAGATCATTCCTACTTTGGAACCCTTGCCACCTAATGAG GTTCCTGGACACCAGTCAGTCTTCATGAACGAACCAAGACTGTCCGACTTCAAACAAGTTCTCTTACGGGAGGGGATCCAAGCTGAATTTGTAGGAGGTGTCCTTGTTTGCAACAATCAAGTAGCAGTTCGTAGA ACGGAAACTGGACGCATCGGATTAGAAGGCTGCCTTTGTCAAGATTTTTATAGGATAAGAGACCTTTTATATGAACAGTATGCCATTGTGTAA
- the CPSF2 gene encoding cleavage and polyadenylation specificity factor subunit 2 isoform X2 has protein sequence MTSIIKLTTLSGVQEESALCYLLQVDEFRFLLDCGWDEHFSMDIIDSLRKHVHQIDAVLLSHPDPLHLGALPYAVGKLGLNCAIYATIPVYKMGQMFMYDLYQSRHNTEDFTLFTLDDVDAAFDKIQQLKFSQIVNLKGKGHGLSITPLPAGHMIGGTIWKIVKDGEEEIVYAVDFNHKREIHLNGCSLEMLSRPSLLITDSFNATYVQPRRKQRDEQLLTNVLETLRGDGNVLIAVDTAGRVLELAQLLDQIWRTKDAGLGVYSLALLNNVSYNVVEFSKSQVEWMSDKLMRCFEDKRNNPFQFRHLSLCHGLSDLARVPSPKVVLASQPDLECGFSRDLFIQWCEDPKNSIILTYRTTPGTLARFLIDNPAEKVTEIELRKRVKLEGKELEEYLEREKLKKEAAKKLEQSKEPEDFLVPELQATEEEKSKLESGLTNGDEPMDQDLSDVPTKCISMTESIEIKARVTYIDYEGRSDGDSIKKIINQMKPRQLIIVHGPPEASQDLAECCRAFGGKDIKVYMPKLHETVDATSETHIYQVRLKDSLVSSLQFCKAKDAELAWIDGVLDMRVSKVDTGVILEEGELKDDGEDSEMQVDPPSDSSVIAQQKAMKSLFGDDEKETGEESEIIPTLEPLPPNEVPGHQSVFMNEPRLSDFKQVLLREGIQAEFVGGVLVCNNQVAVRRTETGRIGLEGCLCQDFYRIRDLLYEQYAIV, from the exons ATGACATCTATTATCAAATTAACCACCCTCTCCGGGGTTCAAGAGGAATCTGCTCTTTGTTATCTTCTTCAAGTCGATGAGTTTAGATTTTTATTGGACTGTGGCTGGGATGAGCACTTTTCTATGGATATTATCGATTCCCTGAGGAA GCACGTTCACCAGATCGACGCGGTGCTGCTGTCTCACCCGGATCCTCTCCACCTCGGGGCCCTCCCGTACGCGGTCGGGAAGCTGGGTCTGAACTGCGCCATCTATGCGACCATTCCTGTTTATAAAATGGGACAGATGTTCATGTATGATCTTTACCAG TCTCGACATAATACAGAAGATTTCACTCTGTTCACGTTAGATGACGTGGATGCAGCTTTTGATAAAATACAGCAGTTGAAATTCTCTCAGATTGTGAATTTGAAAG GAAAAGGACATGGCTTGTCTATCACGCCTCTGCCGGCTGGTCATATGATAGGTGGGACCATATGGAAAATAGTCAAAGATGGAGAAGAAGAAATTGTTTATGCAGTTGACTTCAACCACAAGAGGGAGAT CCACTTAAATGGATGTTCCCTGGAAATGCTAAGCAGACCCTCCTTACTTATCACAGATTCATTTAATGCTACATATGTGCAGCCGAGGAGAAAACAGAGAGATGAGCAACTTCTGA CAAATGTTCTGGAGACACTTCGCGGGGATGGCAACGTGTTGATAGCAGTGGACACTGCAGGCAGAGTTCTGGAACTTGCGCAGCTCCTCGACCAGATCTGGCGAACTAAAGATGCAGGACTGGGTGTCTACTCCCTGGCACTCCTGAACAACGTCAGCTACAATGTGGTGGAGTTTTCCAAGTCCCAG GTAGAATGGATGAGTGACAAATTGATGAGATGTTTTGAAGACAAAAGAAATAATCCTTTCCAGTTCCGCCATCTCTCTTTATGTCATGGTCTTTCTGACTTGGCTCGAGTACCCAGTCCTAAAGTGGTGCTTGCCAGCCAGCCCGACCTGGAATGTGGATTTTCAAGGGATCTCTTTATTCAGTGGTGTGAGGACCCTAAAAACTCCATCATTCTAACTTACAGAACTACTCCTGGGACTTTAGCACGTTTCTTAATTGATAATCCTGCTGAAAAAGTTACAGAAATAGAG TTGAGGAAACGGGTAAAGCTTGAAGGGAAAGAACTTGAAGAATACTTGGAAAGAGAGAAGCTAAAGAAAGAAGCTGCTAAAAAACTTGAGCAGTCCAAAGA ACCAGAGGATTTCTTGGTGCCAGAACTTCAAGccactgaagaagaaaaaagcaaattaGAATCTGGCTTGACAAATGGAGATGAACCCATGGATCAGGATTTATCTGATGTTCCTACCAAGTGTATTTCTATGACAGAATCTATTGAAATAAA AGCCAGGGTTACTTACATAGACTATGAAGGACGCTCTGATGGGGATTCCATTAAAAAGATCATTAATCAGATGAAACCCCGACAGCTGATCATTGTCCACGGGCCTCCAGAGGCCAGTCAGGATCTGGCCGAGTGCTGCCGTGCGTTCGGGGGGAAAGACATTAAAGTGTACATGCCGAAGCTGCACGAGACCGTGGACGCCACCAGCGAGACCCACATCTACCAG GTGAGATTAAAAGACTCACTTGTTAGCTCCCTTCAGTTTTGTAAGGCAAAAGATGCTGAACTGGCTTGGATAGATGGTGTCTTAGACATGAGAGTTTCCAAAGTGGACACAGGAGTTATTTTAGAAGAAGGAGAACTGAAGGATGATGGAGAGGACTCAGAAATGCAAGTGGACCCACCTTCAGATTCTAGCGTTATCGCCCAACAAAAGGCCATGAAAAGTCTGTTTggagatgatgagaaagaaacaggtGAAGAAAGTGAGATCATTCCTACTTTGGAACCCTTGCCACCTAATGAG GTTCCTGGACACCAGTCAGTCTTCATGAACGAACCAAGACTGTCCGACTTCAAACAAGTTCTCTTACGGGAGGGGATCCAAGCTGAATTTGTAGGAGGTGTCCTTGTTTGCAACAATCAAGTAGCAGTTCGTAGA ACGGAAACTGGACGCATCGGATTAGAAGGCTGCCTTTGTCAAGATTTTTATAGGATAAGAGACCTTTTATATGAACAGTATGCCATTGTGTAA